The following are encoded in a window of Streptomyces sp. Go-475 genomic DNA:
- the mrdA gene encoding penicillin-binding protein 2 produces MTNIPETGRNPRVQIRLVVIQVLVLSLLLTLGGRLWYLQIREGAAYAKEASGNHVQQVVQPAVRGSILDARGVALADNETRLVVSASRTDLLKMPDDGKDVLTKLAGVLGMTPKEVMEKVRLCDAETPQPCWNGSPYQPIPITDEATPKQALQIRERAEDFPGITAEPEAVRRYPSPGKANTAQVLGYLSPVTDEEIKQAQNTNSPYLRSDQVGRSGLERQYDKQLRGKAGVTRYEVDNLGRVIGQAEADPAHPGDNLVTSIDARVQRIAEYQLNEAMKEARKQHDRNTGTNYKADSGAVVVMEAKTGRVVAMASNPTYDPNAWVGGISAKDYARLTGKKSNYPLLNRAIQGQSAPGSIFKVIPTAAAVNAGYSFNGPYQCSSSYSIGGQVFKNFESKGYGPISLGRALEVSCDTVFYRLSHEEWKKDGGTKPKKNANDWFYKTAHQFGLGKETGIDLPNEVTGRVPDRKWKLDYWKANKDAWCRTGKRNGSYAEKIAYENCLEGNRMRAGDSVNYSIGQGDTLVTPIQMATIYAAISNGGTMYTPSVGKAVISADGKTVTPIKPKAHGKLPMSQKTRNEIDEALAGVATRGTAAWRFGGWPQDKIPMHAKTGTAEVYGKQTTSWFATYTKDYSIVMTISQGGTGSGASGPAVRNIYNALYGVSEDGDIDPKKALLPTPEKALPKVKTDGTIASPKISKDPAKDQQAKKKDPNAPADPLQPATAAPPTPENRDTRRRRRRRGSRRLPT; encoded by the coding sequence CTGGGCGGACGCCTGTGGTACCTCCAGATCCGTGAGGGCGCCGCGTACGCCAAGGAGGCGTCCGGGAACCACGTCCAGCAGGTCGTCCAGCCGGCCGTACGCGGCTCGATCCTGGACGCGCGCGGAGTGGCCCTGGCCGACAACGAGACCAGACTGGTCGTCTCCGCGTCCCGCACCGACCTGCTGAAGATGCCGGACGACGGCAAGGACGTCCTCACCAAGCTCGCCGGAGTCCTGGGCATGACCCCCAAGGAGGTCATGGAGAAGGTCCGGCTGTGCGACGCCGAGACGCCCCAGCCCTGCTGGAACGGCTCGCCCTACCAGCCCATCCCCATCACCGACGAGGCCACGCCCAAGCAGGCCCTGCAGATCCGCGAGCGCGCCGAGGACTTCCCCGGCATCACCGCCGAGCCGGAGGCCGTGCGCCGCTACCCGAGCCCGGGCAAGGCCAACACCGCCCAGGTCCTCGGCTACCTCTCGCCGGTCACCGACGAGGAGATCAAGCAGGCGCAGAACACCAACTCGCCGTACCTGCGCTCCGACCAGGTCGGCCGCTCGGGCCTGGAGCGCCAGTACGACAAGCAGCTGCGCGGCAAGGCCGGCGTCACGCGCTACGAGGTCGACAACCTCGGCCGCGTCATCGGCCAGGCCGAGGCCGACCCGGCCCACCCCGGTGACAACCTCGTCACCAGCATCGACGCCCGCGTCCAGCGGATCGCCGAGTACCAGCTGAACGAGGCCATGAAGGAGGCCCGCAAGCAGCACGACCGGAACACCGGCACCAACTACAAGGCGGACTCCGGCGCCGTCGTCGTCATGGAGGCCAAGACCGGCCGCGTCGTCGCCATGGCCTCCAACCCGACGTACGACCCGAACGCCTGGGTGGGCGGCATCTCCGCCAAGGACTACGCGCGGCTCACCGGCAAGAAGTCCAACTACCCGCTGCTCAACCGCGCCATCCAGGGCCAGTCGGCGCCCGGCTCCATCTTCAAGGTCATCCCGACGGCCGCCGCCGTCAACGCGGGCTACTCCTTCAACGGCCCCTACCAGTGCTCCAGCTCGTACTCCATCGGCGGCCAGGTCTTCAAGAACTTCGAGTCCAAGGGATACGGCCCGATCAGCCTCGGCCGCGCCCTGGAGGTCTCCTGCGACACGGTCTTCTACCGGCTCTCCCACGAGGAGTGGAAGAAGGACGGCGGCACGAAGCCGAAGAAGAACGCCAACGACTGGTTCTACAAGACCGCCCACCAGTTCGGCCTCGGCAAGGAGACCGGCATCGACCTGCCCAACGAGGTCACCGGCCGCGTCCCCGACCGCAAGTGGAAGCTGGACTACTGGAAGGCCAACAAGGACGCCTGGTGCCGCACCGGCAAGCGCAACGGCAGCTACGCCGAGAAGATCGCCTACGAGAACTGCCTCGAAGGCAACCGCATGCGCGCCGGTGACTCCGTCAACTACTCCATCGGCCAGGGCGACACGCTCGTCACGCCCATCCAGATGGCCACCATCTACGCCGCCATCTCCAACGGCGGCACGATGTACACGCCCTCGGTCGGCAAGGCCGTCATCAGCGCCGACGGCAAGACGGTCACACCGATCAAGCCCAAGGCGCACGGCAAGCTGCCGATGAGCCAGAAGACGCGCAACGAGATAGACGAAGCCCTCGCGGGAGTCGCCACCCGCGGTACGGCCGCCTGGAGGTTCGGCGGCTGGCCGCAGGACAAGATCCCGATGCACGCCAAGACGGGAACGGCCGAGGTCTACGGCAAGCAGACGACCTCCTGGTTCGCCACGTACACCAAGGACTACTCGATCGTCATGACGATCTCCCAGGGCGGTACGGGCTCCGGCGCCTCGGGCCCCGCCGTCCGCAACATCTACAACGCGCTGTACGGCGTCTCCGAGGACGGCGACATCGACCCGAAGAAGGCGCTGCTGCCCACACCGGAGAAGGCCCTGCCGAAGGTCAAGACGGACGGCACCATCGCCTCCCCGAAGATCTCCAAGGACCCGGCCAAGGACCAGCAGGCCAAGAAGAAGGACCCGAACGCCCCGGCCGACCCGCTCCAGCCGGCGACGGCGGCCCCGCCGACGCCGGAGAACCGTGACACCCGAAGGCGCCGGCGCCGGCGGGGAAGCCGGAGGTTGCCGACATGA